Proteins found in one Rhodovulum sp. MB263 genomic segment:
- a CDS encoding carboxylesterase has protein sequence MTEPQMLSTPEGRHLAYHRTEGAGPGIVFLGGFMSDMEGTKATHLEAWARAQGRAFLRFDYSGHGQSSGRFDEGAIGDWAADARAALGALTEGRQVLVGSSMGGWIALLLARALPERVAGLVGIAAAPDFTEDSMWAGFSEAQRAELTETGRVELPSAYADSPYVITRHLIEDGRRNLVLRAPLAFGFPVRLLQGTADEDVETRVALRLLERIEAPDLRLTLVKGADHRFSSPEALALIEQAILEIG, from the coding sequence ATGACCGAACCGCAGATGCTGAGCACGCCCGAAGGCCGCCACCTGGCCTATCATCGGACCGAGGGGGCAGGGCCCGGCATCGTCTTTCTCGGCGGGTTCATGTCGGACATGGAAGGCACCAAGGCCACCCATCTCGAAGCCTGGGCCCGGGCGCAGGGGCGCGCCTTCCTGCGGTTCGACTATTCCGGCCATGGCCAGAGTTCGGGCCGCTTTGACGAGGGCGCCATCGGCGACTGGGCCGCCGATGCCCGTGCCGCGCTCGGGGCACTCACCGAGGGACGCCAGGTGCTGGTGGGCTCGTCCATGGGCGGCTGGATCGCGCTTCTGCTGGCCCGCGCGCTGCCCGAGCGCGTGGCGGGCCTTGTCGGCATCGCCGCCGCGCCCGATTTCACCGAGGACAGCATGTGGGCCGGGTTCTCGGAGGCCCAGCGCGCCGAATTGACTGAAACCGGCCGGGTCGAGCTCCCTTCGGCCTATGCCGACAGCCCCTATGTCATCACCCGCCATCTGATCGAGGATGGCCGGCGGAACCTCGTGCTGCGCGCGCCGCTTGCCTTCGGCTTCCCGGTGCGGCTTCTGCAGGGCACGGCCGACGAGGATGTCGAGACTCGCGTCGCGCTCCGGCTGCTGGAGCGGATCGAGGCCCCGGATCTTCGGCTGACCCTCGTCAAGGGCGCCGATCACCGCTTCTCGAGCCCCGAGGCCCTTGCCCTGATCGAGCAGG
- a CDS encoding pyridoxal phosphate-dependent aminotransferase, producing the protein MTGPRFTPLVDNLPATVPFIGPETLERSRGRPFRARLGANESLFGPSPKAVAAMQAAVREAWKYGDAQNHELRLALAETHGVSPDCIMVGEGIDGLLGYLVRLLIAPGDPVVTSEGAYPTFNYHVAGFGGALHKVPYRDDHEDPEALIGKAAELKAKLVYLSNPDNPMGTWLPAGQVQEMIEAVPEGTLMVLDEAYIEFAPEGTAPAIDPEDPRVIRFRTFSKAHGLAGARVGYAIAAAPLIAAFEKVRNHFGMCRISQAGALASLADTAWLTEVKAQVAEGRAMIARIAEANGLSALPSATNFVTVDCGGDGDFARRVLAGLTERDVFVRMPGVAPLDRCIRIASGPEDQLAVLADELPKALAAARG; encoded by the coding sequence ATGACAGGACCCCGTTTCACCCCGCTCGTCGACAACCTGCCCGCGACCGTGCCCTTTATCGGACCCGAAACGCTGGAGCGCAGCCGTGGCCGCCCGTTCCGGGCCCGGCTCGGCGCCAATGAAAGCCTCTTCGGCCCCTCGCCGAAGGCGGTCGCCGCGATGCAGGCTGCGGTGCGCGAGGCCTGGAAATACGGCGACGCCCAGAACCACGAGCTGCGCCTGGCGCTGGCCGAGACGCATGGGGTCTCGCCAGACTGCATCATGGTCGGCGAGGGCATCGACGGGCTTCTGGGCTACCTGGTGCGGCTGCTGATTGCGCCCGGCGATCCGGTCGTGACCTCGGAGGGGGCCTATCCGACCTTCAATTACCACGTCGCGGGGTTCGGCGGCGCGCTGCACAAGGTGCCCTATCGCGACGACCACGAAGACCCGGAGGCGCTGATCGGCAAGGCCGCCGAACTGAAGGCCAAGCTGGTCTATCTGTCCAATCCCGACAACCCGATGGGCACCTGGCTTCCAGCGGGGCAGGTGCAGGAGATGATCGAGGCGGTGCCCGAGGGCACGCTGATGGTGCTGGACGAGGCCTATATCGAATTCGCCCCCGAGGGCACCGCGCCCGCCATCGACCCCGAAGATCCCCGGGTGATCCGGTTCCGGACCTTCTCGAAGGCGCATGGTCTGGCCGGGGCGCGGGTGGGCTATGCCATCGCCGCGGCGCCGCTGATCGCGGCCTTCGAAAAGGTCCGCAACCATTTCGGCATGTGCCGGATCAGTCAGGCCGGGGCGCTGGCCTCGCTGGCCGACACCGCCTGGCTGACCGAGGTCAAGGCCCAGGTCGCCGAGGGCCGCGCCATGATCGCACGGATCGCCGAGGCCAACGGGCTGAGCGCCCTGCCCTCCGCCACCAATTTCGTGACGGTCGATTGCGGCGGCGACGGCGATTTCGCCCGGAGGGTGCTGGCCGGGCTGACCGAGCGCGACGTCTTCGTGCGGATGCCGGGCGTCGCGCCGCTCGACCGCTGCATCCGGATCGCCTCGGGACCGGAAGATCAGCTGGCGGTTCTGGCCGACGAGTTGCCGAAGGCGCTGGCAGCCGCGCGGGGCTGA
- a CDS encoding SLC13 family permease yields MALLALAVVVAMFVAFVRERYPAEVIAICGAAVMLVLGILPYEDALRVLSNPAPWTIAAMFLVMGALVRTGALDWVIHAAERGGRQKPRRAIATLMAFVVISSAFVSNTPVVVVMLPVFVQLARSLGVSASKLLIPLSYAAILGGTLTLIGTSTNLLVDGVARTQGLEPFSIFEVTPLAVVLILWGMIYLRLFGPRLLPARDSMADLLSDKSKMKFFTEAVIPPDSNMIGREVTGVQLFKREGVRLIDVIRGDVSLRRDLKGVTLQVGDRVVLRTQVTELLSLQRNKSLRRVDQLSAVETSTVEVLISPGCKMIGQTLGSLRLRRKYGLYVLAAHRRNQNIGRQLDDLVVRVGDTLLLEGAPGDIKRLAADMGLVDITHPSGRAYRRTQAPIAIGALVAIVALAGLGVAPILLLAVAAVALVLATRCIDAEEAFTFVEGRLLALIFAMLAVGAALEASGAVKLIVDGLAPYLGQLPPFFVVWAMYLLTSVLTELVSNNAVAVVVTPIAVGLGHALGVDPRPLVVAVMIAASASFATPIGYQTNMMVYGPGGYRFTDFLRVGIPLNLTMGLLSSALIPLLWPL; encoded by the coding sequence ATGGCGCTGCTGGCGCTGGCGGTCGTGGTCGCGATGTTCGTGGCCTTCGTGCGCGAGCGTTATCCGGCCGAGGTGATCGCGATCTGCGGCGCCGCGGTGATGCTGGTGCTGGGCATCCTGCCCTATGAGGACGCGTTGCGGGTCTTGTCGAACCCCGCGCCCTGGACCATCGCCGCGATGTTCCTGGTGATGGGGGCTCTGGTCAGGACCGGCGCGCTTGACTGGGTGATCCATGCCGCCGAGCGCGGCGGCAGGCAAAAGCCCAGGCGGGCCATTGCCACGCTGATGGCCTTCGTGGTGATTTCATCCGCCTTCGTCTCGAATACGCCGGTCGTGGTGGTGATGCTGCCGGTCTTCGTGCAGCTCGCGCGCAGCCTCGGGGTCTCGGCCTCGAAGCTTCTGATCCCGCTCAGCTATGCCGCGATCCTCGGCGGCACGCTGACGCTGATCGGCACCTCGACCAACCTGCTGGTCGACGGTGTCGCCCGGACCCAGGGGCTCGAGCCCTTCTCGATTTTCGAGGTCACGCCGCTGGCGGTGGTGCTGATCCTCTGGGGCATGATCTATCTGCGTCTCTTCGGGCCGCGGCTTCTGCCCGCCCGCGACAGCATGGCCGACCTGCTGTCGGACAAGTCGAAGATGAAGTTCTTCACCGAGGCGGTGATCCCGCCCGACAGCAACATGATCGGCCGCGAGGTCACGGGGGTACAGCTTTTCAAGCGCGAGGGCGTCCGGCTGATCGACGTGATCCGGGGCGACGTCTCGCTCCGGCGCGATCTCAAGGGGGTGACGCTGCAGGTCGGCGACCGGGTGGTGCTGCGGACCCAGGTGACCGAACTCCTGTCGCTCCAGCGCAACAAGTCGCTCAGGAGGGTCGACCAGTTGTCGGCGGTCGAGACCTCGACGGTCGAGGTGCTGATCTCGCCCGGTTGCAAGATGATCGGGCAGACACTTGGCTCGCTCCGGCTCCGGCGAAAATACGGGCTCTATGTGCTGGCTGCGCATCGCCGGAACCAGAATATCGGGCGCCAGCTCGACGATCTGGTGGTGCGTGTCGGCGACACGCTGCTGCTGGAGGGCGCGCCCGGCGACATCAAGCGGCTGGCCGCCGATATGGGGCTGGTCGATATCACCCATCCCTCGGGCCGCGCCTATCGCCGGACCCAGGCACCCATCGCCATAGGTGCGCTGGTGGCCATCGTGGCGCTGGCAGGGCTGGGCGTCGCACCGATCCTGTTGCTGGCGGTGGCGGCGGTGGCGCTGGTTCTGGCGACCCGCTGCATCGATGCCGAAGAGGCCTTCACCTTCGTCGAGGGGCGGCTGCTGGCGCTCATCTTCGCGATGCTGGCGGTCGGTGCGGCACTCGAGGCCTCGGGCGCGGTCAAGCTGATCGTCGACGGGCTCGCGCCCTATCTTGGCCAGCTTCCGCCCTTCTTCGTGGTCTGGGCGATGTATCTTCTGACCTCGGTTCTGACCGAACTGGTCTCGAACAATGCGGTCGCGGTCGTGGTGACCCCGATCGCGGTGGGGCTGGGCCATGCGCTGGGCGTCGATCCGCGGCCGCTGGTGGTTGCGGTGATGATCGCGGCCTCGGCCAGCTTCGCGACGCCGATCGGCTATCAGACCAACATGATGGTCTATGGCCCGGGCGGGTATCGCTTTACCGATTTCCTGCGGGTGGGCATTCCGCTGAATCTGACCATGGGGCTGCTGTCCTCGGCGCTGATCCCGCTTCTCTGGCCGCTATAG
- a CDS encoding TIGR00282 family metallophosphoesterase — protein sequence MKLLFLGDVMGRSGRSAVADRLPALREAWGLDFVVVNGENASSGAGLTPAHARGLLEAGADCVTLGDHAFDQKDMLGFIEQEPRVLRPLNFAKGAPGKGARLFNARGGRKVLVAQILGQVFMKRPFDDPFSAIETVLKAHPLGGLAQAAVVDVHCEATSEKMALGHYCDGRASLVVGTHTHVPTGDAQILPDGTAYLTDAGMCGDYNSVIGMDRAEPMRRFVTGMSKGRFTPAMGEATLSGVYVETDDRTGRATRVRMIRQGGRLEQAAP from the coding sequence ATGAAATTGCTGTTTCTCGGAGATGTGATGGGCCGCTCTGGCCGGTCGGCCGTGGCCGACCGCCTTCCGGCTCTGCGCGAGGCCTGGGGCCTCGATTTCGTGGTGGTCAATGGCGAGAACGCCTCTTCGGGCGCGGGGCTCACACCCGCCCATGCCAGAGGTCTGCTCGAGGCCGGGGCCGATTGCGTGACGCTCGGCGATCATGCCTTCGACCAGAAGGACATGCTGGGCTTCATCGAGCAAGAGCCGCGTGTCCTGCGGCCGCTGAACTTCGCAAAGGGCGCGCCGGGCAAGGGCGCGCGGCTGTTCAATGCCAGGGGCGGGCGCAAGGTGCTGGTGGCTCAGATCCTGGGCCAGGTCTTCATGAAGCGGCCCTTCGACGACCCGTTCTCGGCCATCGAGACCGTTCTGAAGGCGCATCCTCTGGGCGGGCTTGCCCAGGCTGCGGTGGTCGATGTGCATTGCGAGGCGACCTCCGAGAAGATGGCGCTGGGCCATTATTGCGACGGCCGCGCCAGCCTTGTCGTCGGCACCCATACCCATGTGCCGACGGGCGACGCCCAGATCCTGCCCGACGGCACCGCCTATCTGACCGATGCCGGCATGTGCGGCGATTACAATTCGGTCATCGGCATGGACCGGGCCGAGCCGATGCGCCGTTTCGTTACCGGCATGTCCAAGGGCCGCTTCACCCCCGCCATGGGCGAGGCGACGCTGTCGGGCGTCTATGTCGAGACCGACGACCGCACCGGCCGTGCCACGCGCGTGCGCATGATCCGCCAGGGCGGACGGCTGGAGCAGGCCGCGCCGTGA
- a CDS encoding 5-formyltetrahydrofolate cyclo-ligase: MIAEAKATLRSEAQARRAAAHDPDRGAAALSRLDTLLAPHRGRPAAGYLPIRTELDPRSAMAGLAAAGPVGVPVIESRGRPLGFRLWAPDCVLEAGPFGVAVPAGARPMVPEVLIVPLLAFDRRGIRLGYGGGFYDRTLAMLRARGPVLAVGLAYAAQEMSDLPAEPTDLPLDAIVTETEVILP; the protein is encoded by the coding sequence GTGATCGCCGAGGCGAAGGCCACGCTGCGGAGCGAGGCACAGGCGCGGCGGGCCGCGGCGCATGATCCCGACCGCGGCGCGGCGGCGCTTTCGCGGCTCGACACGCTTCTGGCGCCGCATCGGGGCCGTCCGGCCGCGGGCTATCTGCCGATCCGGACCGAGCTCGATCCGCGCTCGGCAATGGCCGGTCTGGCTGCTGCGGGGCCGGTCGGCGTGCCGGTGATCGAGAGCAGGGGCCGGCCGCTCGGCTTTCGGCTCTGGGCACCTGACTGCGTCCTGGAGGCGGGGCCCTTCGGCGTGGCGGTTCCGGCCGGGGCGCGACCGATGGTCCCGGAGGTGCTGATCGTGCCGCTTCTGGCCTTCGACCGGCGCGGCATCCGGCTGGGCTATGGCGGCGGTTTCTACGACCGGACGCTTGCGATGCTGCGCGCCCGTGGGCCCGTTCTTGCGGTCGGTCTGGCCTATGCGGCACAGGAAATGTCCGATCTGCCGGCCGAGCCGACCGATCTGCCGCTGGATGCGATCGTTACCGAGACGGAAGTCATCCTGCCCTAA
- the mgtE gene encoding magnesium transporter, producing MEDEVIDRTEPEEEGYGLDNRTVAAIRLAVAAGDRARLGELLEPLHPADIADLLEQVDSGHRREILLLGSGFFDGEVLSELDESLREEVIAFLPREVLSEAVRELESDDVVDLLEDLDAPQQAVILNALEDADRLAVEQALTYPEYSAGRLMQRKVVRAPEHWTVGETIDHLRAQKDVLPDQFYHVIVVDPGIRPVGYVTLGKLLASRRSVRLSELYEESFRPIPATQEESEVAYAFNQYHLISAPVVDDAGRLVGIITIDDAMAVLDEEHEEDILRLAGVGDSSLNDRVIETSRQRVPWLLVNLCTAMVSALVISQFEAAITQIVALAVLMPVVASMGGNAGTQALTVAVRALATKDLTVSNVWRVVRREAAVGVINGLLFALLMGIVGVVWFGSGALALVIAAAMIINLGVAALAGILVPVMLDRFGIDPALASGTFVTTVTDVVGFFAFLGLASMVLL from the coding sequence ATGGAAGACGAGGTCATCGACAGGACGGAGCCCGAGGAAGAGGGTTACGGTCTCGACAACCGGACGGTGGCCGCGATCCGCCTGGCCGTGGCTGCGGGCGACCGGGCGCGTCTCGGCGAATTGCTCGAGCCGCTGCACCCGGCCGACATCGCCGACCTTCTTGAACAGGTCGACAGCGGGCACCGGCGCGAGATCCTGCTGCTGGGCTCGGGCTTCTTCGATGGCGAGGTCCTGTCCGAACTCGATGAAAGCCTGCGCGAGGAGGTCATCGCCTTCCTCCCGCGGGAGGTTCTGTCCGAGGCCGTCCGCGAGCTCGAATCCGACGACGTGGTCGATCTTCTCGAGGATCTCGATGCGCCGCAGCAGGCGGTCATCCTGAATGCGCTGGAGGATGCCGACCGGCTGGCCGTCGAGCAGGCGCTGACCTATCCGGAATATTCGGCCGGTCGTCTGATGCAGCGCAAGGTGGTGCGCGCGCCCGAACACTGGACCGTGGGCGAGACCATCGACCACCTGCGTGCCCAGAAGGATGTGCTGCCCGACCAGTTCTACCATGTGATCGTGGTCGATCCGGGCATCCGGCCGGTGGGCTATGTCACGCTCGGCAAGCTTCTGGCCTCGCGTCGCTCGGTCCGGCTGAGCGAGCTTTACGAGGAAAGCTTCCGGCCCATTCCCGCGACCCAGGAGGAATCCGAGGTCGCCTATGCCTTCAACCAGTATCACTTGATCTCGGCGCCGGTGGTCGACGATGCCGGGCGCCTGGTCGGGATCATCACCATCGACGATGCCATGGCGGTGCTCGACGAGGAACATGAGGAAGACATCCTGCGGCTGGCCGGGGTCGGCGACAGCAGCCTCAACGACCGGGTGATCGAGACCAGTCGCCAGCGTGTGCCCTGGCTGCTGGTCAATCTCTGCACCGCGATGGTGTCGGCGCTGGTGATCTCGCAATTCGAGGCCGCGATCACGCAGATTGTCGCGCTGGCCGTGCTGATGCCCGTGGTCGCCTCGATGGGCGGCAATGCCGGAACCCAGGCGCTGACCGTGGCGGTCCGCGCGCTGGCCACGAAGGACCTCACCGTCTCGAACGTCTGGCGCGTGGTCCGGCGCGAGGCGGCGGTGGGGGTCATCAACGGTTTGCTCTTCGCCCTGCTGATGGGGATCGTGGGGGTTGTCTGGTTCGGTTCGGGTGCGCTGGCGCTGGTGATCGCGGCGGCGATGATCATCAATCTCGGGGTTGCGGCGCTGGCAGGCATTCTGGTGCCGGTGATGCTCGACCGTTTCGGGATCGACCCGGCGCTGGCCTCGGGGACCTTCGTGACAACGGTGACCGATGTCGTGGGCTTTTTCGCCTTTCTCGGCCTCGCCTCGATGGTGCTTTTGTGA
- a CDS encoding 8-oxoguanine deaminase, with the protein MGHALIRGAELIVTMDEDRRELAGADLRLRDGCVAEIGHGLAPEGAEIVLAEGCLVTPGLVNTHHHLSQCLTRAVPGAQDALLFGWLRTLYPIWSRFGPEEFRVSALVGLSELALSGCTMSSDHQYLYPNGARLDDTIAAAREVGLRFHATRGAMSIGESKGGLPPDGLVEAEPMILEDCIRVIDAFHDPDPGAMIRVGIAPCSPFTVSPELMRDAALLARDKGVRLHTHLAENDEDIAYSLERFGCRPGQYAEDLGWTGDDVWHAHCVKLDAREISLFAQSGTGVAHCPCSNCRLGSGIAPVRAMRDAGVRVGLGVDGSASNDGGSLIGEARQAMLLQRVVQGADAMSAREALEIATRGGADVLGRPDCGRLAVGKRADLAIWDMSGIEAAGLWDRAAILLAGPSRVRDLFVEGRQVVRDGCIITHDLGRAVAAQTRIARRLAGL; encoded by the coding sequence ATGGGGCATGCGCTGATCCGGGGCGCCGAGCTGATCGTTACAATGGATGAGGACCGGCGCGAGCTGGCCGGGGCCGACCTGCGGTTGCGGGATGGCTGCGTGGCCGAGATCGGCCACGGCCTCGCGCCCGAGGGGGCCGAGATCGTTCTGGCCGAGGGCTGCCTGGTCACGCCGGGGCTCGTCAATACCCATCATCACCTGTCGCAATGCCTGACCCGGGCGGTGCCGGGGGCGCAGGACGCGTTGCTGTTCGGCTGGCTGAGAACGCTTTACCCGATCTGGTCGCGCTTCGGTCCCGAGGAGTTCCGGGTTTCGGCGCTGGTCGGCCTGTCCGAACTGGCGCTGTCGGGCTGCACCATGAGTTCCGATCATCAGTATCTCTACCCGAACGGTGCACGGCTCGACGATACCATCGCCGCGGCGCGCGAGGTGGGGCTGCGCTTTCATGCCACCCGCGGTGCCATGAGCATCGGCGAGTCGAAGGGGGGCTTGCCGCCCGACGGGCTGGTCGAGGCCGAGCCGATGATCCTCGAGGATTGCATCCGGGTGATCGACGCCTTTCACGATCCCGATCCGGGCGCCATGATCCGGGTTGGCATCGCCCCCTGCTCGCCTTTCACGGTCAGCCCCGAGCTGATGCGCGACGCGGCGCTTCTGGCGCGGGACAAGGGGGTGCGCCTTCACACGCATCTCGCTGAAAACGATGAGGATATCGCTTATTCGCTGGAGCGGTTCGGCTGCCGCCCGGGGCAATATGCCGAGGATCTGGGATGGACCGGCGACGATGTCTGGCACGCGCATTGCGTGAAGCTCGATGCGCGGGAGATTTCACTTTTCGCACAATCGGGGACCGGGGTTGCGCATTGCCCCTGTTCCAATTGCCGGCTCGGCTCCGGTATCGCCCCGGTGCGGGCGATGCGCGATGCCGGGGTGCGGGTGGGGCTTGGTGTCGACGGCTCGGCCAGCAATGACGGCGGCAGCCTGATCGGTGAGGCGCGCCAGGCGATGCTGTTGCAGCGGGTGGTGCAGGGCGCCGATGCGATGAGCGCGCGCGAGGCGCTCGAGATCGCAACCCGGGGGGGCGCCGATGTGCTGGGGCGTCCCGATTGCGGCCGACTGGCCGTGGGCAAGCGTGCGGATCTGGCGATCTGGGACATGTCGGGGATCGAGGCGGCCGGGCTCTGGGACCGGGCCGCGATCCTGCTGGCGGGGCCGAGCCGGGTGCGCGATCTCTTCGTCGAGGGGCGGCAGGTGGTGCGCGACGGCTGCATAATCACCCATGATCTCGGCAGGGCGGTTGCAGCACAGACCCGGATCGCGCGGCGTCTGGCCGGGCTTTAG
- the hisN gene encoding histidinol-phosphatase: MTDSDAQILIETAHALADAARDATLAYFRSATLGVENKAGQGFDPVTRGDRACEAAMRAILAERRPEDGILGEEMDNVPSRSGLTWVLDPIDGTRAFMCGAPTWGVLIALADATGPILGVIDQPYIGERFLGGFGRAEFTGPHGGRALATAAPRPLSEASVFSTFPEVGSPEEGRAFAALAGQARLVRYGMDCYAYALVAMGHVDLVVEAGLHPYDIQAPIAVIEAAGGIVTDWQGGPAHGGGRVIAAANPRIHAEALAILSAAA; the protein is encoded by the coding sequence ATGACCGATTCCGACGCCCAAATTCTGATCGAGACCGCCCATGCGCTGGCCGATGCCGCGCGTGATGCAACCTTGGCGTATTTCCGCAGTGCGACCCTCGGGGTCGAGAACAAGGCCGGGCAGGGGTTCGACCCGGTCACCCGTGGCGACCGGGCCTGCGAGGCCGCGATGCGCGCCATTCTCGCCGAGCGCCGTCCCGAGGACGGTATCCTTGGCGAGGAGATGGACAATGTTCCGTCCCGGAGCGGGTTGACCTGGGTGCTCGACCCGATTGACGGGACCCGTGCCTTCATGTGCGGCGCACCCACCTGGGGGGTTCTGATCGCGCTTGCCGATGCGACCGGCCCGATCCTGGGCGTCATCGACCAGCCCTATATCGGAGAACGTTTCCTCGGCGGTTTCGGCCGGGCCGAGTTCACCGGCCCGCATGGTGGTCGCGCGCTTGCCACAGCCGCGCCGCGGCCATTGTCCGAGGCCTCGGTCTTTTCGACTTTCCCCGAAGTCGGCAGCCCCGAGGAGGGCCGCGCCTTCGCCGCTCTGGCCGGTCAGGCACGGCTGGTGCGCTACGGGATGGATTGTTATGCCTATGCCCTGGTAGCGATGGGGCATGTCGATCTCGTGGTCGAGGCCGGGTTGCATCCCTATGATATCCAGGCTCCGATCGCGGTGATCGAGGCGGCGGGCGGCATCGTGACTGACTGGCAGGGCGGTCCGGCCCATGGCGGCGGCCGGGTGATCGCGGCCGCCAATCCCCGCATTCATGCCGAGGCGCTGGCGATCCTGTCGGCGGCGGCCTGA
- a CDS encoding helix-turn-helix domain-containing protein, protein MKHPVDVHVGKRIRHRRWMVGMTQQQLAERVGIKFQQIQKYETGMNRVSASRLWDIADALEVPVSFFFEGLDGRSAEQSTSGMPDDLLSDKEALELVRSYYAIPENQRRRLFELARVLSDVA, encoded by the coding sequence ATGAAACACCCCGTAGATGTCCATGTGGGCAAACGTATCCGCCACCGCCGCTGGATGGTGGGCATGACCCAGCAACAGCTTGCCGAGCGCGTGGGGATCAAGTTCCAGCAGATCCAGAAATACGAAACCGGCATGAACCGGGTCAGCGCCTCCCGCCTTTGGGATATCGCCGATGCGCTCGAAGTCCCGGTGAGCTTCTTCTTCGAAGGGCTCGATGGTCGCAGCGCCGAACAGTCGACGAGCGGCATGCCCGACGATCTGCTGTCGGACAAGGAGGCGCTGGAACTGGTGCGCTCCTACTATGCCATTCCCGAGAACCAGCGGCGGCGGCTCTTCGAACTGGCGCGCGTGTTGAGCGACGTGGCCTGA
- a CDS encoding NADPH:quinone oxidoreductase family protein, with product MRLFQLERIGEPPRLTEAPCPAPAAGEVRVRIAACGLNFADLLTIEGRYQERPALPATLGMELAGTVEALGEGVDPGLAGTRIAVFAGAGGLAEAGCFPAARCLPLPEGMSFVEAAGFQIAYGTSHVALSHKARLAPGETLLVTGAAGGVGLTAVEIGKAMGATVIACARGADRLEVARAAGADHLIDSDRDDLRAAVLALGGADVVYDPVGGPLFAAAMRACNPDGRLLSIGFASGEVPQIKANHLLVKNLSVIGLYWGGYLSFRPGILTDSLATLFRWHAEGRLHPHVSHVLPLDRAAEGLELLRQRKATGKVVIAMD from the coding sequence ATGCGCCTTTTCCAACTCGAGCGGATCGGCGAGCCGCCGCGCCTGACCGAAGCGCCCTGCCCGGCCCCGGCCGCCGGCGAGGTGCGGGTGCGGATCGCCGCCTGCGGGCTCAACTTCGCCGATCTGCTCACCATCGAGGGCCGCTACCAGGAACGCCCGGCCCTGCCCGCAACGCTGGGCATGGAACTGGCCGGAACCGTCGAGGCGCTGGGCGAGGGCGTCGACCCGGGGCTTGCCGGAACACGGATTGCGGTCTTCGCCGGGGCGGGCGGACTGGCCGAGGCCGGCTGCTTTCCCGCCGCACGCTGCCTGCCTTTGCCCGAGGGCATGAGCTTCGTCGAGGCCGCGGGCTTTCAGATCGCCTATGGCACATCGCATGTGGCCCTCTCGCACAAGGCGCGGCTCGCGCCGGGTGAGACGCTGCTGGTCACCGGCGCCGCAGGCGGGGTCGGGCTGACCGCGGTCGAGATCGGCAAGGCAATGGGCGCGACCGTGATCGCCTGCGCGCGCGGAGCCGACCGGCTGGAGGTCGCGCGCGCCGCGGGCGCCGACCACCTGATCGACAGCGACCGGGACGATCTGCGCGCGGCGGTCCTGGCGCTCGGCGGCGCCGATGTCGTCTATGACCCGGTCGGGGGCCCGCTTTTCGCCGCAGCGATGCGCGCCTGCAACCCCGACGGACGCCTGCTGTCCATCGGCTTCGCCTCGGGCGAGGTGCCGCAGATCAAGGCCAACCACCTGCTGGTCAAGAACCTCTCGGTGATCGGGCTTTACTGGGGCGGCTATCTCAGCTTCCGCCCCGGGATCCTGACCGACAGCCTGGCAACGCTGTTCCGCTGGCATGCCGAAGGCCGGCTTCACCCCCATGTCAGCCATGTGCTTCCGCTCGATCGCGCGGCCGAGGGGCTGGAGCTGCTGCGCCAGCGCAAGGCAACCGGCAAGGTCGTGATCGCGATGGACTGA
- a CDS encoding LysR family transcriptional regulator: MRNLDMTALRSFVAVSDAGGVTRAAGFLNLTQSAVSMQIKRLEEALDQQLLDRSERKVKLTGAGEQLLSYARRILSLNDDVYARLTAQEYEGEVVVGVPHDIVYPAIPVVLNRFARDFPRVKVQLISSYTMRLREMFRRGDVDIILTTEDRCGKTGETLTELPLVWVGAIGGSAWKQRPLRLAYEHTCIFRKGVQAALDQAGIPWVMTVDSDSSRTVEASVSADLAVYTSVDGALPPYVECIQHGGALPDLMTTQINLYVSDLADGPVIGALAELIRQAYRAP, encoded by the coding sequence ATGCGTAATCTCGACATGACCGCGCTGCGTTCCTTCGTTGCGGTCTCGGATGCCGGAGGCGTGACGCGGGCCGCGGGGTTTCTCAACCTCACGCAATCGGCGGTGTCGATGCAGATCAAGCGGCTTGAGGAGGCGCTCGATCAGCAATTGCTCGACCGCAGCGAGCGCAAGGTCAAGCTGACCGGCGCCGGCGAACAATTGCTGAGCTATGCCCGGCGCATCCTCAGTCTCAACGACGACGTCTATGCCCGGCTGACGGCGCAGGAATACGAGGGCGAGGTGGTGGTGGGGGTGCCCCATGACATCGTCTATCCGGCGATCCCGGTGGTGCTGAATCGCTTTGCCCGCGACTTTCCGAGGGTCAAGGTGCAGCTGATCTCGTCCTACACGATGCGGCTGCGCGAAATGTTCCGGCGCGGCGATGTCGACATCATCCTGACCACCGAGGACCGCTGCGGCAAGACCGGCGAGACGCTGACCGAACTGCCGCTGGTCTGGGTCGGCGCCATCGGCGGCAGCGCCTGGAAACAGCGCCCGCTGCGGCTGGCCTATGAACATACCTGCATCTTCCGCAAGGGCGTGCAGGCGGCGCTCGACCAGGCGGGCATTCCCTGGGTGATGACCGTCGACAGCGATTCGAGCCGGACGGTCGAGGCCAGCGTCAGTGCCGATCTCGCGGTCTATACCTCGGTCGACGGCGCGCTGCCGCCCTATGTCGAATGCATCCAGCATGGCGGCGCATTGCCGGATCTGATGACCACGCAGATCAACCTTTACGTCTCCGACCTTGCCGACGGGCCGGTGATCGGGGCGCTGGCCGAGTTGATCCGTCAGGCCTATCGCGCGCCCTGA